In Carassius carassius chromosome 38, fCarCar2.1, whole genome shotgun sequence, the genomic stretch CCTGTGTTCAAAATGTTGCATGTTGAGTTCATATCTTTAAAGAAGCCTTGCATTTGAGAAAGAATTGgttcaaataattaatttactgTATCATGAAATACCATTACTTTAGATCACCTACACACAACATACCCATATTTCACTGtttagtttttaaattcattaaatataGTTGTACAAAATGTGTGATGCAGCTTTCATTGAGGTTCTACACATTCATACATCATTGTAACAGACTAGAAAGAAAAGTACAGACACTGGAATCATTGaacaaaatctgaaaaatattgaTGAAATAATCAACTCACAACATGGATTTTTCAAACATTCAGATAAGAAAAATTtagataagaaaaaaatacagtacagtaataTGTCTTCTGTAGTGTTTCTCACCTCACTTCTATGTTTTCATCAACCTTGTCTTGTGGATTTGGTCACAGGTTCTCATCttcattacaataaatattttcattagcTAAACTCTTGGAAAAAATCTTCTGGCATGACAAATCCAGGCCTGGCACTGGTCTCCTGTGATGTCCCTGTGCGTCATCCATGGCCTGGAGAACACTGACTTGTTTGTGAGGGAGCCTATTGAGAACCTTCCACCTCCATGTGGAGAACAGTTCTTCAGTCGGGTTACAGTAAGGAAAGGAGAGTATAGGAGTAAATACAAGGTGGTGAACTGTGGATGGGCCTGAAACCATAATTGCTCTCAGTGCCGTTGCTAGGAGTTTTTTCACTGCACTGATTTTGCTATGGGCCTCCTCAAAATCACATTCAGTGGGGGGTGGTCGGGCCCCCAGTGAACATCGTTCTGGACCCCTCTCAACCGCTGGGCTCTCAACCTCTCCTCCATGTCTTGGCCAGGTTAAAGAAAGCCTGTTTCAGACAACAACAtaagagacacaaacacaaaatcctgGGTCCAAACCAGTTTGCTGATTGGCAGACAAATAAATCTCAGGAGTAGGAAATCAGAGAATGCCCCTTCCTATCAGAAATGGACAGTAGAACTCACTAGAGTGTCTGCATTTAACAATGACAATGACAATAATGATATAGAATTGCTATTATATATCTTGGACAGACTTCTCGACATTTCACATCTTTTCCAAATGGATGCATTATTAGAAGTGCTACATGTGCCATGTTTTTGCCAAGTTAAAATAAGTTtgactgtaaaatgtttttatctcTGAGTTTGTCTATTATAAACAGTGTCCTAAAAAAGTCTGAGTCTCGCTGTATCGCtcaggctgcactgcagtgtctattcaCAGGCGCGATCCCACTGCTGATCGACACgggggctttgacctgctccgTCTCCGACCTGGGTCGGTTCACCCCTCCTTAGACAACCTGGTGGTCCCGAGCTCCCCCAGGAGCACCATATCGATACCAAACTTAGTGTGGACACCTGATCAACATAGTCCACTACAGCCCAGAACCCCTGAACTCAAGCGATCCGCCAGCCTCAGTCTCCCAGCAGCTTGGATTACAGGCGCGCGCCACTGCACCCGACGAGAGCTCGAGCATCAGCGCTGACACTCAATCTAGTGCTCACTGACACCTCCAGTACAGCACAGCAGAACACTAGACTGACATTAGCTGTGGAGCAGTGTTTTGAATAAATATCTTTGGTATTTTTGTGTGGTAGTACATTTCCAAAGCTTTATTCTCCAAACAGATCATCACAAATAGTTTTCCAAACAATCTGAACATaagtttaattcaaaatattatgttgctgatttttttattcattttaatacatcAGACTATTATTTAATCTAAATTAACATACCGGTTAATACATTAATCATTTACTTTAATTTTGGATTTTTAGCTGGTTTATTacctgttttatttataatttgcatGTATATTTATCACATGTACACACAGCTCATTAATTTTATTGTGGCAAACTTTGCTGTTTATATTCCTAGAAGAATTAAAAGAATTAAGGGACTGAGGTGTCAGGTGTGGCACTGGCTGCAGTCCTGACAGGAACCTCTGGAGCATCTGTGACTGAAACTAATGCATGTTCTGGTGATACAACATCAGGAAATCATGAAGCAGCTGTGACAGAAAACTCTCTTTTAACTGGAAGCTCAGGGACTTGACCCTGTGTATTTTCTTAATCCATGTTACTGGTCttattgtgaatatattttatttatttttgaatttgaaaTCTTTAATCATAACTTATTCTTCCTGGGATATGCTCACTTTTCTCTGCTGTTTTGTGAGGCAGCGCTGCAGTCAAGCCCatcattcagatctgcctctatTCCACTACACAATGCTCACTTTTCACGAGAAAATCAAAAATCGATAAATTAAACACCACTTTTTTCTTGTTCAGTAAGCTGGAAATCACTCACAAATATATCACAACAGTTTGTACATTGTCCAATTTGCTCCATGATGGTGAACAAACATGCAAGTAATATTACCAAATACATATTCTGCCACCTAAAGCCAAAGCAGCAGATGCTACCAGGGTTTGGGAACTTCGCAGGATGCTTTTCTGAGGCACGGAGCGGCAGTGACAGGAACCTCTGAACCATGAGAGGATCTTCTGGGACCACGATGGCCATCACATGGAGCTCTTCCACAAAGCTGGCTGTGACAGGGCATTTTTTGGGACTGTACCTATACAAGTAACACTGCCTGATGCTTGGCTTGTACAAAAACTAAATCCAATTGTAATAGTCCAATCTTTCTTTCCTATTTCTGTAAtgagtaaataatttttaaaaagtcagTGAATCAAAATCCTACACatgactgaataataataaatgataattcaGCTTGCAGACAGTGGGCCTGTCCAGTCAagagatatttaaaatgttacagtttttcttttagtCAGTCATttagtcacttgtgcacatcataaAATCAATATATTGAGTAAGTTACAGGCTTTTGCATGTGCTCCATTGTGTGGTGCTGTTTGTACGAATTGTTTTGATAAATGCACACTGGTTTACAGATATTGAGAATGATTCAAGAAATGCACTACTgtaaagcaactgagaaaaactcaGTAAAACATCTATGATTTAACGTGTAAAACAGCGCCTCCAGCTGGTGATGGAATGCAGATGTTGAACATGAACAGAAATGTCACATATCTTCCAGAGAGAGGCGATATAGGACCAGTCATTTGACAAGACATACAGAAGCAAATGCAGCTACTGAAAATAtctagtttaaaaaaaggttacaCATTTGAAAGTGAGACAATGTCAATATCTCAGAATTCttaattctttaaataatctTAACTGATCCACCTGCAGGTACAAACACAAAAGTCTGAGTCTCGCTGTATCGCtcaggctgcactgcagtgtctattcaCAGGCGCGATCCCACTACTGATCGACACgggggctttgacctgctccgTCTCCGACCTGGGCCGGTTCACCCCTCCTTAGACGACCTGGTGGTCCCGAGCTCCCCCAGGAGCACCATATCGATACCGAACTTAGTGTGGACACCTGATCAACATAGTCCACTGCAGCCCAGAACCCCTGAACTCAAGCGATCCGCCAGCCTTAGTCTCCCAGCAGCTTGGATTACAGGCGCGCGCCACTGCACCCGACGAGAGCTCGAGCATCAGCGCTGACACTCAATCTAGTGCTCACTGACACCTCGAGTACAGCACAGCAGAACACTAGACTGACATTAGCTGTGGAGCAGAGAGTGAACTAGTTTTTAAATATGCTTGCCACATTTTCACAAGTATTACTTTACAAAGCTCCCATCTGTATCCTTTTcaaatttgaaaatattattaactCAAAATCACAAAGTAGGCTACTTTTCTCACCGCACCTAATAGCTGCTTCACCCAGACCTTTCATTTGGAGCTGTtctcttttattttaatacttttttatttccATTATTAACCCTCACAAGGTCCTCGTTTCCTGTTTACTCCAAGGGTCTTTGGGGTCAATATGAaagtgtaattgtaaaaaaatatataattttttaataatacaaataatatatcagTTTATTAATTAATGCTGTGTTTTGGGAGATATATGAAGTACTTTAGTACCTGTTTACTACACAATTCCTCAACTACACCAATAACTTGAATGTTAAGCTGTTTCTGGATATTGATCTTTAGGTGTAGAATTCTGCCATCTGCTGGTTAGAGAAAAACTTGTAGAAATCACAGTTTTTGAAAGAATAGTGAAGTGATCATAAATATTGCTGTTAATATTTTTCAAGTGATTGCTCGAAATATATTCTTACTTTTCTTCCAGATTGAGAAACATCTTCAGCATGTGAGAGCTATAGCTGATGATCGAAAGTTAAAAGTCAAACTAAGTAGGATGACAAGCAGCAGAGATTAAGATCCAAGCTCTGAGGATGTTTATGCACTGAAAACAGCCATATATGCCTATAAGCTAAATAAAAATCATCATCTGACAACCCTTTGACAGTATTGTGCACTAGGGTGGGAGGGACAGCAGGGATACTGAGATCAATACTAGATTAATAATGAATGGATTTTTAATTAAACtaacattttgtattatattttttgtcaGAACAGTTATTGTTATGAAGGGTATATTAAAGCGTTAGTTGGTCTGAAAGTTATTTAAGAGTAAACTCTTtcgaaaaaataaaacactttacacatatttaatatgtagcactgttcatttatttaattctaCTAATAATGTCTGAATGTCTACATGCAAATAACACTGGAggattccttgtgtgtgtgtgtgtgtgtgtgtgtgtgtgtgtgtgtgtgtgtgtgtgtgtgagagagagagagagagagagagagaaggaaaggaAAATCCAACAAAACAacaaggaagagaaaaaaaaacataccaaaggagcaaattatgaataaaaataaaacaacaaagccCAAGATCCAGGgtcataaaaaaaagataaaaatgttaagtaataaaaaaaataatacatatagaAAAGAGAAAATTAGATTATTACAGTAATTCAGATTTCTTTTTTGCAATTTTTCTGAGACATGCTGTGATGTGCTCTGTCCTCCTGACCGAAAGAGGGCGCGCGTGCGCGTCATAGTGCCACCAGGCCCTGACCGTCGAGTAGTCAACTCAACACCTGTAACAGCTAATTCAAAACATAACGACGCCAACTCTCCTTTCCCATGGAGTATTTTTGACAATGCACCGGTAACTCAAAACAATTCATATCTGTCAACATATCAGAGGACCTGTATTAATTACGAAAAGTTACTTTGTTTCAGTGTCATAAAAACGACTGGTCtgttagctagctagctagccaAACAGCGCACATTGTTTTGTGCCAGCTTCAGgaattaaatgtgattttaatttaGGAACGGAGTGTGTTATAGTACATCGCGCTGTGCGAATAATTTTGTAGGGTGTCCTATATTTCAGAAATGATTTAGCTAGCTGCTAACGTTAAGTCTGTCTGTCTTTAATAGCGCTGTTATATTCAAAGTCACGTCATATTTAAACTAATGCTTTCACTTCCGACTGTTTGCTTATgcaacaaaagattttttttttcttggaacgATCCACTTAAGGACTGTCCATGCGCCCTGCGAAGAAGTCTTTATGCTTTGTTCGGTTAAAGTATCTAAAGAACCATTTTCCCCGGCTATACTGACAGTACGTGAGCATGgcctttgtctgtctgtctctctctctctctctctctctctctctctctctctctctctctctctctctctataataataatatatataatatatatatatatatatattattattattattatttgtttcagcgtAATCTCGTATTAGGTCCAGGTCCCAGTTATTGAAAAATCTGTATAAGAGTAATCTGGTTTTGGAAATTCAATGTTTTGCTGTTGAGGAACAggtaatctattttatttttcttcttttttatttatttattattattatttttaagaaaataccTTATCCAGAAATCCAGATTACTAGTGCTCTAAATTTAGATGTAGATGTGTATATAAACAACAAGAGGATAATAAACCCAGGGTCACTGTGTTTTTCGGTTTCTTTTAAAGAAAGCTAGGCTTCTTAGAACTGTAAATGGTTAACCCTTATGCTGTGCTGAAAATCATTTACCATGTAAACATCTCATTATGCTTTATGACACCAAAACTTGGGTTCAATCTTTTTGTCGACTTCTTTTCATTCAATTAGCGCaggttttgtatttgtttttagaaCTGGCCTCATTGATTTGAGCTTTTGCatctcagtttttgagtgaagaaaaaaaaaaaaaacattatttgtggaTGATTTTGGCAGTGTTCTCTCAAAAATTAcggttcataaactcattactgcatAAACAATAAGACCTAcgatcaatcagttccaaaaacaaatataaatatatatatatctatctatctatctatctatctatctatccgggGTCAAAAAAAACTGgaacacaacataaaaaaaataagtgcaaAATATGAGTATACAACCCCTGTAGCTAATACTAATGTCCATGAACAAATTTTaagttttgttacatttaaaaaaaacaagtatcTTTGGAATATTATGGTCGTGACAACATTGAAAGAATCTCTTTTTGTGATTGCAGGGAGGTTACAGGTGTAGCTGGGGTCTGGCAGGTATGACCATGGTGCTGTACTGGGGTGGTCTGTTGGTGTTGGCGGCCCTGTCCCGGGCCCTGGGCTCTCTGCAGCTTTCAGAGGAGGCTGCTGTGCCAGATGAATGGGTCCTGCTCCATGTCGTGCAAGGCCACATTGGGGCAGGAAACTACAGCTACCTGCGTCTCAACCATGAAGGACGTATTATCCTGTACATGCAGAGCCTTAAGGGAGACGCGGATCTCTACGTCTCTGACAAGACGCTGCGGCCAAACTTTGATACCTACAAGCTTCAGTCTACCACCTGTGGCCAGGACGTGGTGATCGTCCCGGGGGATTTTGTTAGGCCTGTTGGGATTGGGATCTACGGACATCCATCCTACATGGAGAGTGAGTTTGAGATGAGGGTGTTTTATGACCAGATGGCACTCACAGAAGAGGAAGTGGAGAAAAACTTGTATTCCTCAGATGAGACTCCTGGACAGTCTCAACACTCTCAGGGCCCCGAGGACGGGACGGAAGAAGAGGAGTCAATCCTGTGGACTATTCTGATTGGGATTCTTAAGATCATACTTgaaattttgttttgattttgatgtcCCAGCTGCCAACGTAACACATTTGCCACAGTTATACAATTTTTCTTATTTAGATCAAatcagcagggttttttttttcttctccagttTTGGCAAAGGGGTTTGTTTAAATCTTGAGTTGCACCATCAACACTCTATAGAGAATGTTAATTTTTTCTGacgttttaatatgcaaattatgaATTTGTTTGTCAAATTAGATGGCATATCAACACGATTGAAATGTCAAACACGAATTCTCTTATATTTTATTGATGGAGTTAAAAACAATCTGTTGTGTGGTGTATTTGTCTGTCTTTTACTGACCTGGGGATGTGAATTTGAAGTTTTAAACTGCACTATGCAATCACACAAATCACCTTGTTACGAAGGTCATACTGTTGTGCCTATTGTGAAGACGAGTCTGTTGACTAATAAGCCGTAAAGACTTTTCTGCACCTGTAGTTGTAAGATACAAATAAAACGACTTATTTTTGAAAATTGTTGTGTCCAGATTCACTTTGTGTTGagcgtttttttttaaattgtgcaaaTAACAAATGATGTTAAGTGCTTTGAGATGTTACTGTGTTTAGTTAGTGTGTTAATATAGTATGATATTTTATAAATACTTAACTAGATACAGCTgtattaatatgtaaaatattagcttttcttttttttcttttgtctcttAACAATTTAACGAATGTCAGTTAGAACTTGAGGGATGGATGTTACATTTACAATAACGCACCTTGCTCTATAtatgcaaatacaaaaaaaaaaaaaaagtaatcataataaaaatttaagtaatataaataaaaaagaatgcaaacgttgtgaataattttatttatttttaatcgtgGGGCctgtttgcattttaaaaatgatctATATTTATGCTTTATTTTCATCGAATGTatattaaggtgtttttttttttatctttatatattttcacacatttaagaCCAGCATGAGATTTCACATTATTGATTCTACGTTGTGCTCTAGTGCTCGTTAGGATCCACACCCAGTGCTATTTAAACACCACACATCTTATATAGTGAAAGTGCCAGCTATCAGTCATAATAAGAATGCACAAATAAAGTATAAAAGAAAAAGCGTGCACACCCCGAtttctatttattataaataattcagGAGACAACATCTACAGTCTATGGGCAAAGCCATAGGCAAAACACAGCCCACGTCATATGTGAGCGACGGAAGCGCGCGCACAGAGAGAGCACACCATCACGACCTTCTGACAGGGAAACCCAATATTTATGTAAGACGCTGAAGTTTTAACAGCGGGGCTCCTGCTTATTTTAATTAGCCCGCATCATGTTTCGTGCTACGTTAGCGTTATGTGGAAGAACGGCTGTTAAAAGGGTAAGTATGCGCATTGATGTCTGTATTGCGGGTAATAACCATGCAATATAGATACGTGTGAATATGATAGTGATGGTCATTCTGGAGCAACATCGAGGAGTCAACACATGTGTTTTCTCAAACCAGTTCATCTCATCTGTCTCCGGAGAAAACTTACTTCCATCTAATTTGCGACTTCCATCTAATCTCATTGGAGTCGGGCGACAAAGTAAGCAAAGCTTTCttatttaataagtaaataatgcATTACTCCGCACTATTACTCTTTATCTCCAAACTACTGTAGTTAAAAAACTGCTGCCAGAATAAAACTGTGAACTTTCTATTGTGATCTATAAATAAAGACGGAGAGCCTCTATCATTTGATAATATTGTTAATAGTGTCAAAGGATCTCCAGCACAGCAGTGAACTGAAGATGTGTGACTCTTTCTGTAGAGAGGGCCTCTCCGGTGGGCTCTGATCTTCCAGTGGTGCACAGATGTGAGGCTGCTCTCCCAGCTCACCTGGCACCTGTCCACACCTGGCTGGAGTCTTTGGGAAGCTGTGACTGTGACCCTCTCGGTGTGGTTGACCTGCACCCTGATGTCTTCTCCGTTCCTGTCAGGTACCTGTCATTTAATTCTGTGTAGTATTTTTAGGCTGGAGTTAAGTTTGAAACTAATGAATATATGGTTGTCCTCATTTCTGTTCATAGGCTGGACATTCTTCACGATGTGGAGGTCTGGCAACGTAATTTCAAACGAATAGTAAGTAACTACGTGGTGTACATTTATGCTTTCTGGTGTTAACTTTGCTCTTGTAATGCGCATTAGAGGAATagtttcaccccaaaatgaaaatgtgctgaacaTGTACTCATGATCAGGTtagccaagatgtagatgagtttgtttcttcattggaacagatttggaggaaGTTAGAatgacatcacttgctcaccagtggatcttcCGCATTTTTCATGCTACTTTAACGCTGTTGCagcgggttgtttttcatgtacGTCGATTGTAGTGACCCTAATAACATGATATAAATGCTAATTTTATCAGGGGAACCTCactaaataaagtgttttttttaatccccTGGAACACCCTCGAAACACGAtttggctagttttgagtagcagttGGGTGGTTTTTGTTGtgaagacctggcaaccctgccgCTGAGACCGTTTAAAATTTAAACcactgcttctggctaaaatacaagtcctctatccataaaatTGCTGTTTCCAGAtaaagcattgaaaaaaaaaaacattctaaacaaatatgttgatggattttaatgtgagaggacaatCAGGGATTACCTTTTTCACtggaaaatgttattttgaattctGGGTTTTGGCAAGAGTGCTGGTCTAAAGTTAAAAcgctttaatgatggatttgtttaattCAAACATGcagcccattcactgcagaggattcatttgtgagcaagtgatgtaaagctacatttccccaaatctgttttaatgaacaaacacactcttctacatcttggataacctgaggatgagtacattttctgcTCATTTTTATTGTTGAGTGAAATGATACTGTCCCAGTCATGTTATATAAACCTATTTTTAAGTTTATCATAACATATGACAGTCATTCATAATTTGATTATTGTAGAGCCATGCAAAAGTCAAATCACGAGCTGAAGTCAGCGGTGGAGGCAGGAAACCATGGAAGCAGAAAGGAAGCGGCCGAGCACGGCATGGAAGCATTCGTTCTCCGCTATGGAGAGGAGGTTGATTTGAGCTTCATCTTAAACGCACAGATGTATGAAACTATCACTGCACTCACTGAAGTACTAAACAAATGCTCCTCTTTCTCGTTCAGGAGGAGTAGCTCATGGCCCACGGGGACCGACCAGCTATTATTACATGTTGCCCATGAAGGTGCGAGTGCAAGGGCTGAAAATCGCCTTAACTGCCAAACTGGCTCAGGTGAGGGGAAGTGCACTCTTAAAGTTTTGCTTGGTTTGGAATGTGCTGCAGTATCAATAGTATAATGTactaataaaacatttcttaatattttaagACACGTTTTTATGATTCtggtttttaattttagttatgtgCTTGTTATGCAtatttttgttgtagtttttctGGTATTGTTTAgccttatttttatttcagttttagctctAGTAATTTTAGGACTTCtaatttgtcatttttcatcttaagatttatattttatttcagctttattccaATGAATGGAaattgttttaatagttttagttaacagtaacaacactgaTACACTTATATCAGTAATAGCGGCAAAATGGTTTTCTTCATAAAAGTTAGCTGAAATGTGAACTAAGTGAACGTCATTATTT encodes the following:
- the c38h6orf120 gene encoding UPF0669 protein C6orf120 homolog; the encoded protein is MTMVLYWGGLLVLAALSRALGSLQLSEEAAVPDEWVLLHVVQGHIGAGNYSYLRLNHEGRIILYMQSLKGDADLYVSDKTLRPNFDTYKLQSTTCGQDVVIVPGDFVRPVGIGIYGHPSYMESEFEMRVFYDQMALTEEEVEKNLYSSDETPGQSQHSQGPEDGTEEEESILWTILIGILKIILEILF
- the mrpl4 gene encoding large ribosomal subunit protein uL4m; this encodes MFRATLALCGRTAVKRFISSVSGENLLPSNLRLPSNLIGVGRQKRASPVGSDLPVVHRCEAALPAHLAPVHTWLESLGSCDCDPLGVVDLHPDVFSVPVRLDILHDVEVWQRNFKRISHAKVKSRAEVSGGGRKPWKQKGSGRARHGSIRSPLWRGGGVAHGPRGPTSYYYMLPMKVRVQGLKIALTAKLAQDYLHIVDSLEIPTPDPHYLLELVKRRQWGDSVLIVDVGDEFPQNILKATEDLKTVNIIPAIGLNVHSMLKHESLVLTLEAVKFLEKKLLWHDVRYTPLYPFKLPYSDLP